The sequence TCTCACCGTGTGGAGACATGAAGAGTGGGCGGGGTCGGATGGGCGGGGCTTACTCGGAAGCcgccgggcagcagcacctgctccCCAAAACGCGCCTTCTACCTGGGCTCGGCCTCTCGCACATGCTGACTTGTGCAaggcgccgcctctgcccctCCTATGACTTGTACTTAGCGTGGTCGTGTGCGGCGCAGGTCCTCGAGTGGACGGCACTTGTCGCTACAGAGATGCGACATGGTCTGTGCACAGTCGTCAGGCGTATCGCAAGCTGGCAGCGCGGTAAAATACAGGGTGACCGCGATCTTCTTTAGAAAAaaacggcggcgacgtcggtgTGCACGGTTTTTCCGTGTCTCGCCGCGTCGAAGCTGTCCGGGGTCGGAAACTGGTACCGGCTTGGGGCAGAGTCTGCCTCGATCGCGACGGGTCTGATCACGACCACCTCCACCCTGTGAGCCGGAGTCGGCACTACCTCATCCTGCGGCACCCctcacgcacatgcgcgcacgaATCGGCGAGGATGGAGATCGCCAACAAatggggaggaagagaggaagaggggggtgGGTACGGCGACTTCATCGATGGGCAGATAGGCGTCTGTACGCTGCTTGTCTGTGcctggggggaggggagggctgGAGCGGGCGGGTGCGCGATTCTCTACGAAGGAGAGACTGCCTGCATCAGTTGTGCAGCAGTTGCTCTGTCGCCAACGATAGCGGCTCTGTGATACACAGCGAAGGTGGCCGCGCGTGAGCgcggagggaaggaggcggagaaacGGCCAGCCactcccacccctccccctaccaCCTCGAAAAGCGCAGAGCTGCGCATGCTTCATGGGAGGCACGGACGCGAGGGTTtggcgggggaggggcggatATGTAAAGAGCAACGGCAAAGAGACAATCGATGCTCGTACAGATATCGGAGAGGGGCCAGGCCGCCGAGGATGCCGgcacgccctctctcccctgccCTGCGTGTACAACACCTACTCCGCAACACTGGGCCAAGGGCACAGGGTGGCCGACCGCCATTGAGCACACACGTCTGGTCCTTCCATTTTCTCTTCTGCTTTggctcctcttctccctcggTGGCATCAGGCCGACTCATGGCAGCAGCCAGTCCTCCTCGCAGAAGTCCGTCAGAGACAAGAGAGACGCGTCAgacaccgccgcagcagcagcaacggcagtaTTAGTGGCGGTAACGGTGTTCGAGTGACCGTTGTGGCGGGAGATCGGCGACGCACTCGCCGCAGGAGACAACGCTGCCAAagaggtggagggagaggggcaggagGCCGCAGCTGCGAATGATGTCAGGGTCGGTTCACCCAAACAGCTCGGTGACGACACCCGCGGAGCATCGCGCCGTGCGGGCCCCACGTGCATCGTGGACGCTCGTACAGTGGAAGCGGCACCGGgtgcctcgccggcgccttTTGCtagtgcggcggcgcccaccctcgtccgctgccgatgccgcatcgccgcacTGGTGCTTCTCTTTGTGTGGTCAATGTGCGCCAGGCGCGCCTGCCACCGCTGTTCCATGCGAatgcgccgctgtgccgcgtgcaggcgccgctCCACAACCACTCGCTTCTTCAACTCCTTCACAAGCGAGCCCCAGTGCAGGAGAACACCGCAGAGGGGGCACGGGCATGGCTGGGAAGGGATCAGACGACGGAGCGGTGATATCGGTGCCGGAGGCGCTTGCGAAAGCAGCGCAGGGCTTTTATCAGTGCCGTCTACGgtagccgccgcctctgcctcggcATACAGCATCCACATCGCCAAGCAGCTCAGGTGACAGCGTAGGGTGCAGAAAGGTGCGCGGCTGCAGTACGCCACACACgagggctgcagcggcaacgtGCAGAGACTGCACGGCAGTAGCCCGTGAtggaggcgatgctgctcctctgcgtgGGCCCGCGCAAAGTCTACCTCGCCATAGTCCGCAAAGCGCAGTGGGATGCGGGGCTGTGGggcgggtgccgccgctggggAGGAAGTGCAGGCAGCCGTGACGCCCCCATGGGGTGCATCCACTGCAAGTGAGGCGGATGCGTTGATGCCTGTATACAGTGGAGGGCACGATGCCGATCGCGGCGAAGACGCtcgtggtggcggaggagaggagaaggaacgcaacgccgcaccgcagccgatACTGCTGCCTGGGCTCGCTTCCAggacgccgtcgcctgcGCGCTCCTCACTGCGGTAGCCGAGAAGGgccggcgaggccgccgtgTGAACGCGCTGCGGAGATGGCGTGCGCGACCCTGTAGAGGGGCAGTAGGGTGCGAACCGTCGTGTGTCCTCGTCGTCCGAGTcagaggcgaaggaggcgttTGACCACTCCGCCCGCGCCGCTTGGGACAGCAACGATACATCATACGGACAGGAGGTTCCAGCAGACGCGCTCATATGGCTGCCCTCCTTCCCTGCTTCTCCCACGTCGACGCCCATGCCCACGCTTGGAAGCAGCAGGCACCGATCGTGACTCAGGTAGGCATCCTCGAAGGCCTGCCGCGTTGTGTCCTCGACGTGGAACAAGAGAGACGGGGTGAGCGGAGGGAGAAGGTGAGAAGCAGCCGTGGTGGTTGCGagtgcggctgccgtcgacgcATCTTGCAGTTCCCCTTTAGAGTCAAGCGCGGGCAACGGCGGTGTCGCAACACCGTCTGCCTGCCCTTGCAAGGACGAGCTTCTCTGCGAATGCTGTTGTGTGCCCACTCGCGGTGACGAGGCTCGCAGCCCTCCGCCCACGGCAAAGGCACCACGGCGTCTCGCCAGGAGCACCTCCGCCCTGGCTGCCGCCTCCCGTAGGAGTGCTGACTCAAAGATGTGCAGCGTCAGATCCAGCTGGcaaaagagggaggcgcgcacgaggaggtgcagcgtggCCACCGCATAGGGAAGCCGCCGCAGACCCGTGAGAATGTCGATCGCGTGCCTCAGTCGCGCGGATGCGGTCGGGTGCTGCCAGCACCACTCGAACTTCAGCGCGGCTCGATCGTCAGGGAAACCCGAGACACAGCACACGATCGTCCACGGCCGACCACGGCGACTCGTGCGTCGGGCGCCGTTCACGAGCTCGCCAttgtgctgccgcagccgtcgcaggGGGTTCACGGTGTAGCCAATGTAGAAGTCGCCCTCGCACTGAGGGTCGAGACTGGTGAGCAAGTACACGCAGTGGAAGCGCGTGTCCATCAGCCGCTAACGACTCAGCGCATGTAGAGGGTGTAGGTGCTAAgggtgtgcttgtgtgtatACGCGCATGCGTTTCAATCGACCACGAAGCTcttctctcccgctctctaTGCCTGGGTTGCCAGTGCGGCGCTCACAGACGGAGGAGAGATAGAGAGCAAGGGAGTGCGAAAGTGCCTGAGCAacgaggggaagaggaggacaacgacgacgaggacagGGGCAAAGAGCTCGGCATCACCGCCCGGCGACGTGCCTGGGTGTGCTAAAGGCGATGGCGCCTGTGAATGTGTGCTctggcgcgcatgcgtgttttttggggaggaggaggagaagggagagggagaggttGATGAGGTGAACAGCGAAGGGCTCCCCAACACTACCAGCGGGGACATAGTGTCGTCACACCGGgcggctgtgtgcgcgtctcccGGCCCTCCAATGCGTCCATGAATGAGGCCGAAGATAAATAGAGCATCAGGGGAGACGCAAGGAGGAGTGAAAGAGATGGGAAGCAGTCAGATTACGGgcaccgtcatcgccgcggcTCTCCCCCTCAGTCCCCGTACTGCGCCTCTTCTTACGGGCCTGCACTTCTGATTACTAACGcgcccagcagcggcgtaTCAACATGCACGCGCCACACAACTCGCCACGGACTtctccgcacacacacacacatacttCACGTGCACGAAACTCGgcaaaggagagagggagggagggggaaagggaggtagacggcagcagcacacgcacacacgtacacgcgaCCAGTCGCAAGCAAAGCCGctggaaggagagaggacaagaggaggcgaggaagaGTGGTTtgacacacaagcgcgcgcacgcacgcacacacatcaaGTGAAgcccaaaaaaaaaaaacgtatAGAGAGAGGAAAACGGCCGTATATTCAACGTGCACATCCACTGGCACCATTAGCGAGCTGGCGGCTTAGGCTGGCCCTCACCGCCATCACCCGCCTCCTGCGAtgtgtccctctctctccctcgcttaCCGGCAGCCCATCCacctaccccccccctctaAAACGAAAAACATGGTtaccatcaccatcaccgccatccACGGTCGTCGAAGGAATGCCAGCTCCGTTCACCCGGTCCAGGTGCATCAGCCTCATGACACGTGCGTCTGTATGGTACGGTGCAGATGCGTCAGGTACTCATCGTAGCCCATCTTGCTCGTGCCCATCTCCTCCTTGAGCTCCTTGAAGAAGGCGTCCTCAGAGCGCTCGCCGTGGTGAATCACGATGAGACGCCGCATGCCAtcctcgcgcagcatgaGAGCGTACAGGACGTTGCGCAGGCGCTCACTGAAGCACTCCTCGCCTGGCCCTCCGGCTGCACACACGGATGCTGCATCAGAAGTGCCAAACAGCGTATTCGCGATCTTCGGCGGCACATTTTCGCCAATCCACATGTACACAAGCCGCGCTTGTTCGTCACATAGCACGTACGTGCCATCTCGCGCGACGCTGTCGAAGAGTAGCTGACGATGATGCGGCAGAATGCAGTTTCCAGTCGTCACGTCCAGCGTGCCGATCGTCGGGTCGCTCTCTAAGTCGTCCAGGCAGTAGAGGGACGGGTATAGGTAGCTGAGTAGCTTGTACGCCGGCATCGCCACGAGGTCGAATATGCTGGCCACTCGGTGGTCAATGTGCACGATGGTGCCCTCCGTCAGCGCGTCGGACTTCATCAGGCAGAGCAGATAGACCGGGAGCAGCttcagccgcggcggcattAGAAGCGTATTCTTTTTATCGCGGGCGGCGGTCTTGACGTCCTCGTACTCGCCACCCGACTTGTCCGAAGCGCAGTACTGGCGGTAGCAGGAAAAGGCCTTAATGAGGCGGTCCGTCATTCCctggcgcgcctgctgcgggCCTTTgttcaccgcctccaccatgATATCCTGGATGAAGCCGAACAGGATCGCCTCCAGGTCCATGTTGCGGAATAGAACGgtcaaggaggaggcgacaCGCAGCCGACACGACTGCACCCGCACCCGGCGGTGGCCAGAGCGAGTGGTGTACAGCAGCGCGGTCTGGAAATGAGCGTAGTTATCCTTCGGCAAATGGTCCTCGTGCGCGAACTCCACAAAAAACGTTGAGCCGCCCGTGATGCTGGCCAGGTCCATGTCCTGCACCGTCTGGGAGAGGTAGTGGCCCCGGTAGCGCTGCACATGGaggccggtgctgcagcggacGCGTAGGATGCCAGCGTACCCGGCCTCCTCtgtcagcagctgctgcatggAGGCGCTCACCTTGGTGCTATCGACCAGTGGATCGTAGTTGCTAAAGAGAAAGACGCGACCGTTCGTCACGTGGCACACGTTTGACAACGTCACCAGCTCACAGTACCCCGTGGCGAACATGAACAGGTCAAACGAAAtctgctgcctcgccgccgcggttgCCGTGGTCGTCCAGAAACCTTCGATgggtcgcagcagctccttctcgcGATCGGTGCCGTAGAGCCTGTGCTGCTCGCGAAGCACGATTTGCCCCATGCCGCGCTGCGGGTGCCGGCTTGCGCACATGATCACACGCCCGCCATGCTGACCCGCCAACACCAGCGttgccgccttcaccgcagcgccgagcACACAGTCCGACTCGTCCACGTTGGCAACCATACGTGGCAGCCGACTCAGGAAGGCCTCCaggcgctccagctccgcccCCACCTCCATCCAGCACAGGCTTGTGAAGGGCAGTGGCACAAACGGGTTCTCGACGTCCGGAACGCACATCTGCGGCATATCGGGGTGGCGGAAGTCGTAGAAGTGCAGCTGCGAGGCGAATGTGATGAAGGACACCTTGCACTCAGGCGTCAGCTCCGCCATGCGCTGCAGGGCAGCCCGAATCGCCTCCGCGTAGTCGGAAAGAAACCGCTGCCCCGCGTCGCGCGAGATATCGATGAGAAACAGGTGATGCAGCGGCCGACTGGGCAGTACAACATTGTCctcggtgcgcagcgcgtacTCTGGGAAGTCGTCGACGTCGAACTCCACACTGCCGAAGCCCATTTCCGGGTGATCCGCCACGTTTACCCGACGCCCCATTCCATCAACGGCGTCCAAgtcgtcgccgacgacaTCGTTGGTCACCTCGCACAGCGGACACTCCCACTTGCGGCCCATCTCGAGAAGTCGGGCGTGACAGCTCATgtagccgcggcagcggtggcagcgcacAGGCGGCTTTGGCTGCTtcaccagcggcaccacctccttgTTGTGGAGCGGCTGACACAGCGGTGAGAGAATGGCACCGAAGGGGATGTGACTGTCCTTCACAAGTCGCTCCTCGCCCGGCGCACACAGCATGGACGGGCGAAAGAACTTCGAGTTGGCGTTGCCGTTGTCGAGGCCGAGAAAGTCGACAGTAGCGTAGGGCGGCTCGTTCGTGCATGTCAGGTACTCGATCGGTGCACCACTGTTGCGGGGGATGCTGCGCTCCGGGTTTGGCACGGAGCGCACGTTCACAAtgcgcgtcggcggctgTCGAGCCAAGGCGCGCAGCGGACGGTTGTTGCCGCGAACACCACTGCCCAACAGGGCGTCGCTGTACGGCTGAGTCGGCTCAGGCGGTagctgctgcgccaacgGTTCCGGCCttgaggaggaaggggcTGGGTACGGGTCActggccgccgcagctgtggatgaggtgctgcgcggtggcggaTATGCTGAGGCTGGCGCTGATGGTGCCGGCTGCCGGGATGGCGTGGgggcggcggtagcggctTGATAGCCGTAAGAATTGTATCCAGCCACGGACGGCGCAGGAGCGGAAGATGGTGACGCCGATGAG is a genomic window of Leishmania donovani BPK282A1 complete genome, chromosome 25 containing:
- a CDS encoding protein transport protein Sec24C, putative, whose translation is MYNLQDHSSNPYGDGYGSYGAYRSAAASGGAPAARPYYDPNQGHGAQANYYGGAAQQAAPAAPSSYSYDSYGYTAGAAPSAAAAPASEYPYGGSYGSAATSAQASSANAPSINSSASPSSAPAPSVAGYNSYGYQAATAAPTPSRQPAPSAPASAYPPPRSTSSTAAAASDPYPAPSSSRPEPLAQQLPPEPTQPYSDALLGSGVRGNNRPLRALARQPPTRIVNVRSVPNPERSIPRNSGAPIEYLTCTNEPPYATVDFLGLDNGNANSKFFRPSMLCAPGEERLVKDSHIPFGAILSPLCQPLHNKEVVPLVKQPKPPVRCHRCRGYMSCHARLLEMGRKWECPLCEVTNDVVGDDLDAVDGMGRRVNVADHPEMGFGSVEFDVDDFPEYALRTEDNVVLPSRPLHHLFLIDISRDAGQRFLSDYAEAIRAALQRMAELTPECKVSFITFASQLHFYDFRHPDMPQMCVPDVENPFVPLPFTSLCWMEVGAELERLEAFLSRLPRMVANVDESDCVLGAAVKAATLVLAGQHGGRVIMCASRHPQRGMGQIVLREQHRLYGTDREKELLRPIEGFWTTTATAAARQQISFDLFMFATGYCELVTLSNVCHVTNGRVFLFSNYDPLVDSTKVSASMQQLLTEEAGYAGILRVRCSTGLHVQRYRGHYLSQTVQDMDLASITGGSTFFVEFAHEDHLPKDNYAHFQTALLYTTRSGHRRVRVQSCRLRVASSLTVLFRNMDLEAILFGFIQDIMVEAVNKGPQQARQGMTDRLIKAFSCYRQYCASDKSGGEYEDVKTAARDKKNTLLMPPRLKLLPVYLLCLMKSDALTEGTIVHIDHRVASIFDLVAMPAYKLLSYLYPSLYCLDDLESDPTIGTLDVTTGNCILPHHRQLLFDSVARDGTYVLCDEQARLVYMWIGENVPPKIANTLFGTSDAASVCAAGGPGEECFSERLRNVLYALMLREDGMRRLIVIHHGERSEDAFFKELKEEMGTSKMGYDEYLTHLHRTIQTHVS